GGCGCGAGCTGCGCGTTGACGACGTCGATGAAGGCGCGCGGCGTGTTGGCCTCGCCGACGGCCTCCTCGTCGAGGGAGATGCCGTACTCGCGCTCGATGAGGCTGCCCGCCTCCAGCAGCGCGAGGGATTCGTAGCCGATCACCTCGAACTCCGTGTCGAGGATGTCTGCGTCCAGGTCGACGCCTTCGGCCACGCCCGCGGCCTCCCGCAGGGTGCGCTTGAGGTCGTCGAGGGTGAACGGCTTGGTGGCCATGGTGGGGTCCTTTCGTCGGTGGTGTCGGTGCATGCGCGGGCGTCAGGCGGGGGTGCGCACCAGGACGGCGGAGTTGAACCCGCCGTGGCCGCGGGCCAGCACCAGTGCGCTGCGCACCGGGGCCGGGCGGGGTTCGGCGAGGACCAGGTCGAGCTGGTAGTCCGCGCACGGATCGATGTGCACGGCGGGCGGGATGACGCCGTCGCGCAGGCAGAGGAAGGCGGCGGCGAGGTCGAGGGCCGCGCCGCCGGAGTACAGGCGGCCGGTCATCGTCTTGGGCAGTGCGACGGGCACGCCGCGTTCCCCGAAGACGGCGGTGATCGCTTCGGCCTCGGCCAGGTCGCCGGCCGGGTCGCCGGCGCCGTCGGCGAAGACCACGTCGACGTCGGCGGCGTCCATGCCGGCATCGGCCAGGGCGGTCTGGATGGCCTGGCGCAGGGCGGGCGGGCGGCCGCTGCCGGGCCTGGGGTCGATGGTGGCGCCGTAGCCGGCGATCTCGCCGTAGACGCGGGCGCCGCGCTTGCGGGCGGTGTCCGCGTTCTCGGCGATGAGGACGGCGCCGCCCTCGCCGGGCACGTAGCCGCGCGCGTCGCGGTCGAAGGGCAGGTAGGCGCGGGTGGGGTCGTCGCTGGTGGACAGTTTGCCGGTGGACAGCTGGGCGACCCAGCCCCACGGGCAGACGGAGGCATCCACGCCGCCGGTGACGATCAGCGCGGTGCCCTTGCGGATCTGCCGGCGGGCCTGCGCGACGGCGTCCAGGCCGCCGGCGCCCTCGCTGACGACGACGCCGGAGGGGCCCTTCATGCCGTTGCGGATGGAGATCTGGCCGCTGTTGACGGCGTAGAACCAGGCGAAGGACTGGTAGGCGGAGACGTACTGGCTGCCGCGGCTCCACAGGTTCTGCAGTTCGCCCTGGCCGAACTCGAAGCCGCCCGCCGCGGAGGCGGTGATGACGCCCATGTCGAAGGCGGGCAGCGCGGCGGGGTCGGCGCCGGCATCCGCCAGCGCCCAGTCGGTGGCGACCAGGGCGAGCCGGGTGACCTGGTCGGTCTGCGGCAGCAGCCGGCTGGGCAGGTGGTCCTCGGCGACGAAGCCGGGGACCTCGCCGGCCAGCTTGGCGGGGTAGGCGGCGGGATCGAAGCGGGTGATGCGGCCCAGGCCGTGCTTGCCGGCCAGCGTCGCCGACCAGTAGTCCGTAAGGCCCAGCCCGTTGGGCGCGGTGATGCCCAGGCCGGTGACCACGACCGAGGGGGTCATACGAGGCTCCTTTCGGGGCTGGCCAGCACCATGGCGCTCTGGAAGCCGCCGAAGCCGCTGCCGACCGTCAGCACCACGTCGATGAGCTGGTCGCGGGCGGTGACGGGGACGTAGTCGAGGTCGCACTCCGGGTCGGGGGTGTGCAGGTTGGCGGTGGGCGGCACCACGTCGTACTCCATGGCCAGCGCGGACGCGGCGATCTCGATGGAGCCGATCGCGCCGAGGGAGTGCCCGACCATCGACTTGATGGAGCTGACGGGGGTCTGGTAGGCGTGCTCGCCCAGGCTGCGCTTGAAGGCGGCCGTCTCGTGGCGGTCGTTCTGCTTGGTGCCCGAGCCGTGGGCGTTGATGTAGTCGATCGCGTCGGGGGCCAGCTGCGCCTCGGTCAGGGCGAGGCCGATCGCCTCGGCCATCTCCACGCCGTCGGGCCTAAGGCCCGTCATGTGGTAGGCGTTGGAGCGGGTGGCGTAGCCGGCGATCTCGGCGTAGATGTGCGCGCCGCGCTTGTGGGCGCTCTCCAGTTCCTCCAGGACGAAGAAGGCGGCGCCCTCCCCCAGCACGAACCCGTTGCGGGTGGCGTCGAAGGGCCGGGAGGCGCACTCGGGGTCGTCGTGGCGCGGGGTGGTGGCCTTGATGGCGTCGAAGCAGGCCATGGTGATCGGGGAGATCGGGGCGTCGGAGGAGCCGGCGATCACGACGTCCGCGGAGCCCTCCCGCACCAGCTCGATGGCGTAGCCGACGGAGTCGATGCCGGAGGTGCAGCCGGTGGAGACCACGGTGGAGGGGCCCTCGGCGCCCACCGCCCAGGCGACCTCGGCGGCGAACGAGCTGGGCACCATGAAGTCGTACAGGTGCGGGACGGCGTAGGTGTGGTCCACCGCGGCGAGCCGGCCGCCGTCGGACACGACGCGGTATTCCTGGTCCAGGCCCATGGTGGCGCCCACCGCGCTGCCCACCGTGACGCCGACCCGGTAGGGGTCCAGGGCGGCCAGGTCGATGCCGCTGTCGGCGACCGCGCCGCGGGCGGTGACCACGGCGAACTGCGCGGCCCGGTCCAGGCGGCGGACCTCCTGCGGGCTCAGTCCGTGCGCGTAGGGGTCGAAGTCGGCCTCGGCGGCGACCCGGGAGCGGAACGGGCTGGGGTCGAAGAAGGTGATGCCGCGCGTCGCGGTGCGGCCCTCGCTGAGCAGGTCCCAGAAGTTGCCCCGGCCGACCCCGCCGGGGGCGATCACCTCGATGCCGGTGATGACCACGCGCCGCCTCACGCCGACGCCTGCCAGGTGTAGAAGCGGGTGGCCATGGCGTCGGCCGGGGAGCGCCAGGTGGCGGGGTCGTAGGCCTCGATGAAGGGCTTCAGGTCCTCGCTGATGCCCGCGAAGCGCGGTTCGCTCTTGGCGGCCTCGATCAGAGCGCCGCCGTTGTCCTCGTCGAAGTCCTGCAGGTGGAAGTACAGGCCCCGGTAGGAGAACAGCTGGCGGCGCCGCGTTCCCATGCGGTGGGGCATGTCCGTCGCGTCGAAGTCGGCGAACAGCCGGGCCACGTCGTTGCTCGAGGCGGCTGCCATTCGGGCGACAATCAGCGTGCTGTGCATAGGGGTTCAGCTCCTCAGCGGTGGCGTGGGAGGGGGTGCGGAGCAGAGGTGGCGGCACGGTGGACCGCACTACCTCCCTCACCCCCGACGGTGCGGTGCGGCGATAGCGCCCGGCACGGGGACCGCCGGAGTCCGGCCGGAGCCACCCGCCCGCCCCCACCGGCCAACGGCCAACGGCGGCTGGGCGTGGGGGTGGCGTGGACGGGCACGCCTCCGGCCGCCCGGCCGGGGAGGGCGTCGGGCGTCCGGAGGCGTGCCAGGAGTACCGGCGTGCAGGATGCGATGTGCGGTGCGGAATGCGGTGTGCGGTGCGGGGTGGGTGCTTACTCGTCGGCGGAGCGGGTGTGCACGACCGTGTAGGTGTTGAGGTCGGCGTAGGTGGCCACGGCGCGGGTGCGGTCCTGGGCCTTGGTGCGGCCCTCGCTGTGCTGCTCGGCCGGCTGGCCGCGGTAGGTGTCGAAGGCCTCCTGGCTGTCCCACTGGGAGTAGGAGACGACGAACAGGCCGTCCAGGCCGCGGGCGCGCAGGCCCTTGAGGACCACGTGCGAGCGGAACCCGGGGATGTCGACGAGCCAGTTCTGGCCCTCGCCGAGGGCGTCGACCAGCTCGTCCTGGTTCTCCTCGGCGACGCCGAAGACGGTGATGACGGTGAAGTCGTCGCGGTGCGGGCCGATCTCCACGGTGCCGCCCGGGCCGTCGGCGCGGGTCAGGGTGTAGGCGATCTCGTTCTGCAGCAGCCGGATCGAGGTGGTGATCTCGCCGAAGACCGGCAGCGTGCGGTGCTTGAACTCATCGCCCGCGTAGCGCTGTTCGAGGTCCTCGCCGCTGCGCCACTGGATGAAGTTGGCGGTGCCGGGGCTCTGGATGCCGGCGTGCACGGTGGAGGACTGCCAGCCCTCGTAGGCCGCCGCGTTGACGATCTTCGTCATCTCCTCGATCAGCGAGACCTGCTTCTCGGGAGCGTCCGTGGTGAAGAGGTTGAGAACGGTGAGGTGCTTGTCCTTCGGGGAAATGGTGGGCATGAGTCCTTCGCTTCCTTTGAGAGTGCGGGCGTGAGCGTGCGGGCAGGAACGTGCGGGCGTGCGCGTGCGGGAGGAGTCGTGCGGCAGGGGTGCGGGGTCAGGCGGCGGGGCCGAACCAGCGGGTGAGCGCGGCCTGCAGCCCCTCGGCGCCGGCCCCGAGCGGGCCGACCCAGGCGACGTAGCCGTCGGGGCGCACGAGGATGCCGTCCACCGGGACGTCGCAGTCGAACTCGGCGGCGACCGTGTCCACCCGGTCGCTCCAGCCGGCCGCCGCCGCTGCCAGGCCCGCGCGGGGGCTCAGGTCCAGCAGGACGGCGCGGCCGGCGCGCAGCAGCCGGGTGCTGGAGGTCTTCTCGCCGTCCACGGCCAGCTCCCGCTCCGGCAGGCGCCGGCCCAGCAGCGGGTGCTCGGCGCCGCCGACGTCGTGGCGGATGTCCAGGCCGGTGACCATGCCGGCCAGGTGGCGGCGGACGGAGTCGTAGCCGGCGACCAGTTCACCGAAGACCTCGCGCAGCGGGGCGACGGTGTCGCCGCCGAGGTAGAGGGTGCGCTGGGCGAGGGTGTTGGTCAGGATGCGGGCGCCGACGGGGTGCCGCTCGCTGTGGTAGGTGTCCAGCAGGCCCTCGGGCGCCCGGCCCTTGACCTCAAGCGCCAGCTTCCAGCCGAGGTTGACGGCGTCCTGGATGCCCGCGCTCATGCCCTGCGCGCCGATCGGCAGGTGGATGTGCGCGGCGTCGCCGGCCAGCAGGACCGGGCCCTTGCGGTACTGGGCGGCCTGGCGGCTGACGTCGGTGCTGGAGCTGACCCACAGCGGGCTCGCGGCGCTGATGTCCTCGCCCGACAGCCGCTTGAAGGACGCGGCGACCTCCTCGAAGGTCAGCGGGCCGGGGCCGGTGCGCAGCGGCTGCTCGCGGTCGAAGTAGATGACACGGCTGCGGTCCGGGCCGAGCGGCATCACCATGACCATGCCGCCGGGCACCGCCTCGCCGCTGAAACGGGGACGCAGCTGCACCCCGGCGATGTCGGCGAAACGCAGCTCGATCGTCGCCTCGGTGCCCGGGAAGTCGATCCCGGCGAGCGTGCGCACCACGCTGCGCGAGCCGTCGCAGCCCACCACGTAACGGGCGCGCAGCCGCAACTCCCCGTCCGCCGTCACCGCCGTCACCACCACACCGCCGCCGTCACCGCCGTCGCCGTCACCGCCGCCGGTCTGCAGGCCGGTGACCTCGACGCCGCGGCGCACGTCGGCGCCCAGTTCCTGGGCCCAGCCGCCGAGCACGGCCTCGGTCCGGGCCTGCGGGATGCCCCGGGCCCCGTACGAGCCGCCCTCGATCACCTGGTAGTCCAGCGGCACGCCGCCGAAGTGGCCCACGGGAATGGTGGCGACCTCGCCGAAACGCTCCAGAAGACCCCGCTGCGCGAACTCCTCGATGGTGCGCGCGGAGAATCCCAGAGCCCGCGACTCACGAATGGGCTGGGAAAGTTTTTCAAGAACGACAACCGAGACTCCATTGAGCCTCAATTCACCCGCGAGCATGAGCCCAGTGGGGCCGGCGCCCACAACAATGACATCCGTATCGATGAATTCCATCTGCCCTCTTCTCACTGGTGTCCGGCCAGTATTACGAGGGCTTTTGGAGGCCGTAAATAGCCGCCGGTACAGGTTTTCGACAACGAATGCCAGAGAAACGTCGGGAACGTCAGATCTTTGACAAGTCGACTTGCCGGACGGGGGGCGGCGGGCGGCATTCTCTACCATGACCACCACTTCGCCCACCGCTTCAACCATCGCTTCACCCACCGCTTCGGCGGCCGACGCATCCGACACCGCGTCCGACGCGGCGTCCGGCGTGCTCGCCCGCGCCGAGGTCGCGGACCTGCTCGCCCGCTATCTCCTCTCGCTCGACGACGAGGAGCTCGACGACGCCTGGGCCGCCGCGCTGTTCACCCCGGACGCGGTCGTGGCGTTCCCGATCAGCCGGCACCAGGGCCTTGACGGCATGGCCGCCTACCACCGCGCGGCGCTCGCGGCGTTCGCCGCCACCCAGCACCTCGGCTCCGCGGCCCTGGTCGTGGTGGACGGGGAGCGGGCCACCCTGCGCGCCAACCTGCTGTCCACCCATGTGCACCATCCGCAGCACGCCCGCCCCCAGGCGGAGCGCGCGCCGCTGTTCGCGACGGGCACGTTCGTCGACGGCGCGGCGCGCCGCACCCCGCAGGGCTGGCGGCTGACGCTGCTGTCCTTCCGGCTGCTGTGGGCCGAGGGCAGCCCGCCGCCGGCCGCCTGAGACGTCGGACGCCGCCGCACCCCCGGGAGGGGTGCGGCGGCGTGCGGGTCTGCGCGGGGGCGTCTAGGTGTTGAGGTGCAGGACGCGGTCCACCGCGATCTCGATGACCACGCGGCCGGGCGGGGCGGGCGGGGCGGACCAGTAGCGCTTGGCGTACAGCCGCGCCCCGTGCGCGATCCGCGCCGGGTCCTTTACGACGGCGGCGGTGCCCTCCAGCGTGACCCAGGTGAACCCGTCCACCTGGCACAGTGCCACCCGGCTGCCCGGCGCGGCCAGGAGGTTGCGGGCCTTGCGGGAGGTCAGGACCGTCATGACCCGGGCCAGCCGGGCCGCCGCGTCCCAGGTGAACCGCACCGGCGCCACATGCAGCGTCCCGTCGGGCCGGAGCGTGGTGAACGCGGCGACGTGCTGCGGGTCGTTCAAGAACGCCTCGACGGCGGCGGGCACCGCCGTGGCGGCGGGCGGCTGCGGCGACAGCGACATCGGTGATGGGTCCTCTGCGTCGGGGGCAAGAGCGCCGGGGGCGGGAGCACCGGGGCACGGCGTCGGGGCACGCCCCGAACGGCGCCGGGGCCAGGAGCGCGCGGGGCGGCGCAAGGGCACGGCCCGGCGGCCCGGCCCGGTTGTGTGCGGCCGGGTTCCCGGGTTCCGTCCGGTGCGGCCCGCTTCCGTGCGGTCCGGCCGGGTCAGGTCAGGTCAGGTCAGGTCAGGTCAGGTCAGGTCAGGTCAGTCGATGCTGCGGATGATGGTGGCGTCGTCCTCGTCGTCGTCCGCCCCGGCCAGGCGCAGCGGCGGTACGAGTCCCACCGGCACCATCCCGAACAGGGCCATCTCGATCTCCCGCAGATCCTCCGTGCCGTCGCGCATACGCACCTCCTGGGTGATGGGTCACCTCACGGTGTCAAGACTCGCTTGAACCGCGCTTGCGGGCGGCTCGCCCGCCTCTCGAGCGCAGCCGCAGCCGTACGGTGTTCTGCGTGCGCCGGGGCGGTGCGCCGCGGGGCAGGTCGGCGCCGCCGAGCGCGGACAGCACCTCGTGCACGGTCGCGGCGGGGGCGGTGGCGGGCAGCCGGCGCAGCAGCCGGGCGCAGTGGCCGAGCAGCAGCGCCGCGTCGGCGTCCGAGACGCGGGCGCGGTCGTGGGCGAGGGCCAGGCACAGCGAGCCGTCGCGGTCGTGGCGGGCGAGCAGGGCGAGGGGGAAGGCGGGCTGCGCGTCCCTGGCCCGGCCCGGCTGGAGGCGGATCCCGGCGCCGGCGAGGTCGTGGTGCAGGTCGCTGCTGGGGCGCGGGGTGCTCTCCAGGGCGACCAGGCTGTCCAGCAGCCGGGCCTCGCGCGCGGTGCGGGCGGTCCACTCGTGGACCTGGCGGGCGGAGACCCATTCGTAGGCGGCCCGCTCCAGGGCCCCGTCGCGCAGCATCGCCAGCAGGTGGCTGATGCGGTGGTGCGGGTCGATGCGCACCACCACCGGCAGGTGGTTGCGCATCGGTCCCAGCAGGCGCTCCACCGAGTCCAGGGCGACGCCGCGGCCGGAGACGGTGACGCCGAAGCCCACCGGCGCGGCGCCCGGGGTCTGCGCCGCACGGTAGAGCAGCAGCGCCCACACGGCCTGCAGGGCGCCGGAGTCGGGCATGGCCTGGGCGGCCGTCCAGCGGTGCAGCCGTGCGGCCTCGGCCGCGCTCAGCCGTGCCTCGGCGCGGCCGCAGCCGCGCTGCGCGGTGTCCGGGCCGGGCCGCAGGGGCAGCACCACCGGGGTGGGCCCGGGCAGGGCGTGGGCCCAGAAGTCCCGGGCCGGTGCGGTGTCCTGGCGCTCCAGCCAGCGCGCCCAGTCCCGCAGGTCGGGGCGGCGCTCGCCGCCGGGCAGCACGCCGCCGGCCAGGTAGGCGCGGCAGACCTCCTCCAGCAGGATGAACACGCTCCAGGCGTCCAGCAGCGCGTGGTGGAAGGTGAGCAGCACCCGCACCGCACCCGCATCCGCGCCCGTGTCTGTGCCGGTGTCTGCGTCTGCGTCTGTGTCTGCGAGGTCGACCAGGGTGATGCGCAGCGGGCAGGGCCGGCGCAGGTCGAAGCCGCGCCGCCGGTCCTCCTCCACCAGCGCGGGCCAGTCGACGCTGCCCGCCGGGTGGCGGACCACCTCGGCGCGGGCGCGGTCGTGGAAGAGCAGCCGCGGCCGGGTCCCCCACACGACGCCGGCGCGCAGCACGGTCTCGCGGTCGACGACCGACTGCCAGGCCGCGGTGAAGCGCTGGGTGTCCAGCGGCCCGTGCCAGTGCCAGGTCAGCTGTTCGACGTGGTGTCCGGTGCCGCGGTGCGCGAGGGAGTCGACCAGCAGGTCGTACTGCTGCCAGGTCACCGGCACCGAGGTGCGGGCCGGGCGGCCGGCCCGCACGCCGCCGTGCTCGGCCCGCCCGCGCGCGGTGCGGGGCCGGTTGCGCCTGCCCATGGACCGCCCTCCCTCACACTCGTGGCCTTCTCACGTGCGGGCGCTGTCCTCCCTCTCGTGCTCGGTGCGGGCCCCCGGTCGCTCACGGAGCCCGCACGGCAAAGGGCACGAGAAGAACACGAGAAGAAAACGGTCAGGCCCGGGCGTGGCACTCCAGCAGACATCGTGGCGCAGCCGCCTGCCGGGGGGCTGACAGGCGGCTGAGGCGGCCGCAGACGTACTCGAGGACACCTCGCGGACGGTGCGGACAGCCCGCCCGCCCTGCGGCGGGCGGGCTGTCCGCGCTCAGCGGGCCTCGTCCGGCGGGCGGGTCATCGCGGACAGGAAGCCCTGGTCGAGCATGGTCTTGACGGAGGTGTCGCCGGCGGTGTTCAGGCCCGCGTCGTGGCAGGCCACGCTCAGCAGGTAGCGGTCCATGACGGGGTGGGTGGCAAAGCCCCACTCGCCGCGGGTGGCCAGGCGCCCGTCGGGGGCGCGCAGCCGGCCGCCCGGGCTGAAGCCGAACTCCTTGAAGCCCAGCCGCAGTCCCTGGCCCAGCGCCTTGCTGTAGGCCTCTTTGAGGGTCCACAGCCGCAGGGTGCGCGCGGCCCGTTCGCTTTCCGGCAGCGCGGCCAGTTCCCGGGTCTCGGCCGGGGTGAGCATCTGGGTCTCCAGCAGGTCCAGGCGCACGAACCGGTCGGCGGGTTCCACGTCGACGCCGATACGGCCGGTGCGGCTGAGTCCCACCGCCATCACGTCGCCGGTGTGGCTCAGGCTCAGTTCGATCTGGTCGAAGCCGCGCAGGTAGGGCCGGCCGCCCAGCCGGTAGGCGAGGTCGAGGTACTCCGGCGGGGTGGCCAGCGCCGCGGCGGCGGTGTACTTGATCAGCAGCCGGGCGGCGGCGAACCGGTAGCGCACGGCGGCGCCGGGGGTGCGCCGGTAGCGGTCCCAGTCGGGGCCGAGGAGCTGTCGCAGTCTCGGCGTGGTGAGCACGCTGGGCAGCCACTCGCTCCAGGTCGTGTAGACCAGCGCGTTGCCGAGTTCGGCCAGGTTGTCCCGTACTCCGCGCCAGGGCCCTGCCGGCCGCGGCACGTGCAGGGGCGCGGCGCATCTCACCCGGTCCATCGTTGTCTCCCTGCGTGTAGTGGCGGCCCGCCGCCCCGGGCCCGCCCCGGCGCGGCGCCGGTGTGCCCGGGGCGAAGGCCCGGGGCGCGGCAGGCACCGCCGGTGCGAGCCGGTGCGGCGTGTGGGTCATGAAACGTGTACGGCGGTAGGCGGTGCGGCGGGGGCGGCGTGCTCCGGCCGGCCGGGGCCGCCGTGGAGGCCGGTGGCCGGTGGCTGGTGGCTGGTGGCCGGTTCAGCCGGCCAGGTGGGTGCCGTACAGGTCCAGGCTGCGGCCCTGCCGGCAGCGTTCGAGGACTTCCGCCAGCACCTCCGCATCCGCCTGCGGCGGGGTGGGGGGCACCGGGGCGCCGAGTCTGCGGCCGATGCGGCCCAGCGCCAGCACCGCCCAGGCCGGGCGGGCCAGGAAGGTGTCGGCGGCGGCCTGTCCCTCCCAGATGCCCAGGCAGGCGGCGGCGGCCAGGACCAGGGCGTAGCGGTCGGCCAGGGCGCAGGCCTGCGGGTCGAAGGCGGCGTGGCCGGAGGCCGCCAGCGCGATGCACCGGGCGCGCAGGGTGCGCAGTTCCTCGACGAACAGGCCCGCGAGGTGGGCCAGGGCCTGGTGCAGCGGGCCGGGGCCCGGCTGCGCCTGAAGCCGGGCGGCGGCGGCCACCAGGGTCGCGGTGAGCAGGTCCTGGGTGCCGAAGTGCGCGAGGTTTCGGTGCTCGAAGGCGGGCAGCGGGGCGCCGGGGGTGAACAGCCCGTCGGGCGGCTCGTCGTTGCGGAACCAGGTGGTGCGCGCCAGCGTGGACAGCTGGGGCACCAGGACCGCCTGGCACACGGCGGTCCCGGAGTGCCCCAGGCCGGCCACCGGCAGGTCCCGGGCGAGTTTCTCGTAGCCGCCGGCGAAGGGCCCGCGGTCGTAGCCGCGGGCGCCGAGCACGGTGGCCAGCTCCTCCAGGTCCTCGCGCAGCAGGTCGGGCATCGTGTACTTGACGGCCGCGGCCAGCAGGTAGGCGTCCCTGGGCACCAGGGAGAGGGCGCGCAGTCCGGTGACGGCCATGGCGTCGCAGGCCAGCAGGTCGGCGAAGACGCCCGCCAGGGCGCGCCGGCCGCGGCGGGCGGGCTGCCCGTCGGGGCGGTTGTCGGTGGCGGCGCGCACCGCCTGGCGCAGCACGCTGTCCACGCCGGCCAGGACGGTGCCGGGGATGAGGCAGTGGCTGATCTGGAAGCTGCGCAGGGCCAGCGGCACGCCGTCGCCGACGCTGCCGACGACGGCGTCCTCGGGGACGGCGACGTCGCGCAGTTCCAGGCCGCTGAAGTGGGCGCCGCGCATCCCGGGTGTCTCGATGCGGGCGAGGCGGCGCAGCTCGCCGCGGGCGGGCGGCTGGGGTCCCAGCAGCAGCACCGAGTGGCTGGCCGGGCCGTCCTTTGGCGAGGTGCGTGCGTAGGCGACGAAGGCGTCGGCGGTGGCGGCGTTGATGACGGCGTCCTTGCGTCCGTTGAGCACGAAGCCGCCGCCCGGCTCGCGCAGCGCGGTCAGTTCGTGGCGCAGGATGGCGTTGGCGTGCGCCACCTCGCGGTGCACGATCGAGACGCGGCCGCCGCCGAGCAGCACCCGGGCGAGTGCCTGCTGCTGGCGCGGGTCGCCGGCCGTCCATACGGCGGAGGCGGCGAACAGTGAGGTGATGCCGAAGCCGTAGCCCAGCGCCAGGTCGCGGCGGAAGAGCGGGCGCAGCACGCGGGCGAGCTGTTCCAGGTCCCGCAGCCGGCCGCCCAGGTGGTGGGGGACGAACTCGGCGGCCAGGCCGGCGCCGGCGAGCAGCGCCTCGGTGGCCTCGGGCACCGCGCGGGCGTCGTCCGCGTGCAGCAGGGCCCGGTGGCCGTGCGGGTTGGCGGGGTCGAAGGGGTCGCCGAGCGCGGCCTCCAGCCGGGCGGCCCGCTCGGGCTCCCCGGCATCGCGGTACCCGGCGGGCTGCCGGTCGGGCTGCCCGGCGGGGTGCGGGGCGGGGTGCGGGGCGGCCGGGTGCTCGGCGGGCGGGCGGGCCGTGCTCACAGGACACGCACCGCGCCCGCGGCGTGCCGGGTGGCGTGCTGCAGCACGAGCAGTCCGGCCCGGCCGAGCCGCTCGCGCACGTGGGAGGCGGCCTGCGGCAGGCCGGTGCCGGCGCCCAGCAGGGGTTCGATGCCCTCCTCGGCGAGCATCACGTGGTGGCGGGCGCGCAGGTTGACGCCCGACTCGTCGGGTTCCAGGGACCATTCGCCGGTGTGCGCGGCCAGCAGCGGGTCGGTGCGGGTCTGCTTGTAGACGATCCGGCCGGCGCTGGGGAAGCAGATCCGTACCGACTCGGTGGTGTGCGCGGTGCCGTCGGCCCTCTGGCTGTTCATGCGCATGACCTGGACGCCGGCGGTCTGCTCGGTCACATCGAGGCTGTGCACGTGCGGGAGCTGCACCGGCCAGTCCTCGGCCCGGTAGAGGAAGTCGAAGATCAGCTCGGCGGGTGCCTTGACGTGCACGCTGTCCTCGAAGGACACGGTGAGGTCGTCCAGGCGCGTCCAGCGTTCGGCCATCCAGGCCAGGCTGTCGAGCTGGGAGCGGCTGTTGGCGTGGGTGGCCTCGGTGACGTAGGCGATGTCGGCGGGGTCCTCGCCGGCGACGGTGAAGGTGTGCTCCAGGGTGACCCGGCAGCGGTCGCCGAGCGGCTGCACGGTCCATACGCCGCTCATCGACTCCACCGGCGCGTCGGGCAGGTCCTTGGTGAACTCCACGCGGCGCCGGCCGACGTCCAGGCGGCGGCTGGAGACCCAGGAGACGATGCGGCCGCCCGCGGTGGCCCACATCCGCAGCCGCTCCCGGGTGCCGTCGAACTCCAGCTGCTCCACGTGGACGCAGGGCGCAAAGAACAGCGGCCACTGGGTGGTGTCGGCGATCAGTCCGTACAGCACGCCGGCCGGGGCCGACGCGATGACCTCACTGACCGCTCGGTGCACTCGCGTTTCCGGCATCGTCCACACCCTTCGCTCTTCGAGGCTTGCCGCCGTGCCGCTCCCCCGCCGCCCGATATCCGGGCGGTGCTCCCGCGCGGCTCGGGCGGGAGA
Above is a genomic segment from Streptomyces sp. R21 containing:
- a CDS encoding acyl carrier protein, producing the protein MATKPFTLDDLKRTLREAAGVAEGVDLDADILDTEFEVIGYESLALLEAGSLIEREYGISLDEEAVGEANTPRAFIDVVNAQLAPVQAA
- a CDS encoding pyridoxamine 5'-phosphate oxidase family protein, translating into MSLSPQPPAATAVPAAVEAFLNDPQHVAAFTTLRPDGTLHVAPVRFTWDAAARLARVMTVLTSRKARNLLAAPGSRVALCQVDGFTWVTLEGTAAVVKDPARIAHGARLYAKRYWSAPPAPPGRVVIEIAVDRVLHLNT
- a CDS encoding beta-ketoacyl synthase, whose protein sequence is MRRRVVITGIEVIAPGGVGRGNFWDLLSEGRTATRGITFFDPSPFRSRVAAEADFDPYAHGLSPQEVRRLDRAAQFAVVTARGAVADSGIDLAALDPYRVGVTVGSAVGATMGLDQEYRVVSDGGRLAAVDHTYAVPHLYDFMVPSSFAAEVAWAVGAEGPSTVVSTGCTSGIDSVGYAIELVREGSADVVIAGSSDAPISPITMACFDAIKATTPRHDDPECASRPFDATRNGFVLGEGAAFFVLEELESAHKRGAHIYAEIAGYATRSNAYHMTGLRPDGVEMAEAIGLALTEAQLAPDAIDYINAHGSGTKQNDRHETAAFKRSLGEHAYQTPVSSIKSMVGHSLGAIGSIEIAASALAMEYDVVPPTANLHTPDPECDLDYVPVTARDQLIDVVLTVGSGFGGFQSAMVLASPERSLV
- a CDS encoding antibiotic biosynthesis monooxygenase; translation: MPTISPKDKHLTVLNLFTTDAPEKQVSLIEEMTKIVNAAAYEGWQSSTVHAGIQSPGTANFIQWRSGEDLEQRYAGDEFKHRTLPVFGEITTSIRLLQNEIAYTLTRADGPGGTVEIGPHRDDFTVITVFGVAEENQDELVDALGEGQNWLVDIPGFRSHVVLKGLRARGLDGLFVVSYSQWDSQEAFDTYRGQPAEQHSEGRTKAQDRTRAVATYADLNTYTVVHTRSADE
- a CDS encoding ketosynthase chain-length factor, whose product is MTPSVVVTGLGITAPNGLGLTDYWSATLAGKHGLGRITRFDPAAYPAKLAGEVPGFVAEDHLPSRLLPQTDQVTRLALVATDWALADAGADPAALPAFDMGVITASAAGGFEFGQGELQNLWSRGSQYVSAYQSFAWFYAVNSGQISIRNGMKGPSGVVVSEGAGGLDAVAQARRQIRKGTALIVTGGVDASVCPWGWVAQLSTGKLSTSDDPTRAYLPFDRDARGYVPGEGGAVLIAENADTARKRGARVYGEIAGYGATIDPRPGSGRPPALRQAIQTALADAGMDAADVDVVFADGAGDPAGDLAEAEAITAVFGERGVPVALPKTMTGRLYSGGAALDLAAAFLCLRDGVIPPAVHIDPCADYQLDLVLAEPRPAPVRSALVLARGHGGFNSAVLVRTPA
- a CDS encoding FAD-dependent monooxygenase → MEFIDTDVIVVGAGPTGLMLAGELRLNGVSVVVLEKLSQPIRESRALGFSARTIEEFAQRGLLERFGEVATIPVGHFGGVPLDYQVIEGGSYGARGIPQARTEAVLGGWAQELGADVRRGVEVTGLQTGGGDGDGGDGGGVVVTAVTADGELRLRARYVVGCDGSRSVVRTLAGIDFPGTEATIELRFADIAGVQLRPRFSGEAVPGGMVMVMPLGPDRSRVIYFDREQPLRTGPGPLTFEEVAASFKRLSGEDISAASPLWVSSSTDVSRQAAQYRKGPVLLAGDAAHIHLPIGAQGMSAGIQDAVNLGWKLALEVKGRAPEGLLDTYHSERHPVGARILTNTLAQRTLYLGGDTVAPLREVFGELVAGYDSVRRHLAGMVTGLDIRHDVGGAEHPLLGRRLPERELAVDGEKTSSTRLLRAGRAVLLDLSPRAGLAAAAAGWSDRVDTVAAEFDCDVPVDGILVRPDGYVAWVGPLGAGAEGLQAALTRWFGPAA
- a CDS encoding nuclear transport factor 2 family protein → MTTTSPTASTIASPTASAADASDTASDAASGVLARAEVADLLARYLLSLDDEELDDAWAAALFTPDAVVAFPISRHQGLDGMAAYHRAALAAFAATQHLGSAALVVVDGERATLRANLLSTHVHHPQHARPQAERAPLFATGTFVDGAARRTPQGWRLTLLSFRLLWAEGSPPPAA
- a CDS encoding TcmI family type II polyketide cyclase codes for the protein MHSTLIVARMAAASSNDVARLFADFDATDMPHRMGTRRRQLFSYRGLYFHLQDFDEDNGGALIEAAKSEPRFAGISEDLKPFIEAYDPATWRSPADAMATRFYTWQASA